A genomic segment from Triticum dicoccoides isolate Atlit2015 ecotype Zavitan chromosome 1A, WEW_v2.0, whole genome shotgun sequence encodes:
- the LOC119273426 gene encoding protein ALP1-like isoform X1, giving the protein MAYLRKLYHGEEKHCIGELRMEKSVFFKLCDKLRSMGPLKDTWHCTVEEQVAMFLTTVGHHKKNIDISFHFTRSGETVSRHFNRVLFAIRKLGPEMLRHRTLDTPSKIEGNPRFDPYFKDCIGAIEGTHVPCNVPSRIVDRFRGRKPFPTQNVLAAIDFDLLFTYVCGGWEGSAHDSIVLRHSLEHPNGLRIPEGKYYLADAGYAARREFLPPFRQTRYHLREWRGNNRPRTQNELFNLRHSSLRTTVERHLGH; this is encoded by the exons ATGGCATATCTACGAAAATTGTATCACGGTGAGGAGAAACACTGCATTGGCGAATTGCGCATGGAAAAATCAGTGTTCTTCAAACTGTGTGATAAATTACGGAGTATGGGTCCACTTAAAGATACATGGCATTGTACTGTAGAGGAGCAAGTTGCCATGTTCCTCACTACAGTAGGGCATCATAAGAAAAATATCGACATTAGTTTCCATTTCACAAGGTCAGGTGAGACAGTGAGTCGTCACTTCAACagagttttatttgcaattaggAAACTTGGACCAGAAATGCTTAGGCATCGAACACTTGATACACCATCAAAGATTGAAGGCAACCCACGATTTGATCCGTATTTTAAG GACTGTATTGGTGCTATTGAGGGTACACATGTTCCATGTAACGTTCCATCTCGGATAGTCGACAGATTTCGTGGCAGGAAACCATTCCCTACCCAAAATGTTCTTGCGGCGATTGACTTTGATTTGTTATTCACTTATGTTTGTGGGGGCTGGGAAGGTTCGGCCCACGATTCAATTGTTTTACGACATTCTCTTGAGCATCCAAATGGCCTTAGAATCCCTGAAG GTAAATACTATCTTGCGGATGCGGGTTATGCAGCTAGGAGAGAATTCCTACCACCGTTCCGTCAAACTCGATATCATTTGCGTGAATGGAGGGGTAATAATAGACCCCGCACCCAGAATGAGCTATTCAACTTAAGGCACTCATCCCTTCGTACAACCGTTGAAAGGCATTTGGGACATTAA
- the LOC119273426 gene encoding uncharacterized protein LOC119273426 isoform X2: MKNNKDKRAKYINVPIANFDEMEFILQDKHAIGEFTVLQTPYDRVHARDKDFIGDTEKRAIDIEVDPATQYDSDCLPDDTNNESSSSKHPRRGKSGKGKKVKCEESVVQDMTRSLRDMSDTMCFTHVTNPNENLFKIIDDMEEYPLFVRLALHTSLATNEQVASMLKGRPMTAIQEFVRRWVSDNFPEHVHVAPDV, translated from the exons ATGAAGAAC AACAAAGACAAAAGGGCAAAATATATCAATGTGCCTATTGCCAACTTTGATGAGATGGAGTTCATATTGCAGGATAAGCATGCTATCGGGGAGTTCACGGTCCTTCAAACACCCTATGACCGTGTTCATGCTCGTGACAAGGATTTTATTGGTGACACCGAGAAGCGTGCGATTGATATTGAGGTTGATCCTGCAACACAATATGATTCAGATTGTCTTCCTGATGACACCAATAATGAAAGCTCGTCTTCGAAGCATCCTAGACGCGGCAAAAGCGGTAAAGGTAAGAAGGTGAAGTGTGAGGAGAGTGTAGTTCAAGACATGACGCGGTCTCTGCGTGATATGTCGGATACTATGTGTTTCACACATGTGACCAACCCGAATGAGAATTTATTCAAAATAATTGATGACATGGAAGAATACCCTCTCTTTGTCCGACTTGCACTACATACGTCTTTGGCCACCAATGAACAAGTGGCGTCCATGTTGAAAGGGAGGCCGATGACTGCTATTCAAGAGTTTGTGCGGCGCTGGGTCAGTGATAACTTTCCTGAACACGTTCATGTTGCTCCTGACGTGTGA